Proteins encoded in a region of the Stieleria neptunia genome:
- a CDS encoding IS91 family transposase has translation MAAGEAVADVHAAAGERRTGRFRQEKLTVHQLLRRGAERYVNEHRDGAATMTVQSVLAKTTLCRTSALGGRWYQCDDCDRLTKRHNSCGDRHCPQCSGGKRQNFSDRASKLILDGVNYYQVVFTLPDVISTMALANREEIAELLFHSAWKALKKTVETEQQYELAALMVLHTWNQKLDAHWHVHALVPGAGPSLSDGGWIKARAPQVDGYEDDRQYLVDAIKLRRSFRKIAVAHLQRLRKNDKLKLDGSLAYLQGDEAWEELVGQLESKEWVSYIEPPPTATSRGEHVVRYLTRYLTGGPISDYRIIAADDHEVTFWAREGRTTGGESIQVPFTLSTSEFIRRWCLHILPKELTKTRQFGGWSNTKAEEYLAKCRASLTNAGGSQAGILDFLSGEVDSVEAEPESKLCCEHCGSESLRLTHEYEKRPWSEIFRRNSKDSPRWYRESQEKDDIRFWDGAMGEGFSQWYAWYLKSGIESAREQTAPETAPESNAKAGTRQLQLF, from the coding sequence TTGGCTGCCGGTGAAGCAGTTGCCGACGTACACGCCGCCGCAGGAGAACGGCGAACAGGACGATTCAGGCAAGAAAAGCTAACCGTCCATCAACTCCTTCGTCGCGGTGCCGAACGTTACGTCAACGAGCACCGCGACGGTGCAGCGACGATGACGGTCCAAAGTGTCTTGGCCAAAACGACTCTGTGTCGTACGTCTGCACTTGGTGGTCGTTGGTATCAGTGTGATGATTGTGATCGCCTGACGAAACGACACAACTCCTGCGGCGATCGGCACTGTCCGCAATGTAGTGGCGGAAAACGCCAGAACTTCTCCGATAGAGCTTCGAAACTGATCCTCGACGGTGTGAACTACTACCAAGTCGTCTTCACGTTGCCGGACGTGATCTCGACGATGGCGTTGGCGAACCGCGAAGAGATCGCCGAGTTGCTGTTCCACTCGGCTTGGAAAGCTCTCAAGAAGACGGTCGAAACCGAACAGCAATACGAACTGGCCGCCTTGATGGTACTTCACACCTGGAACCAGAAGCTGGACGCTCATTGGCATGTTCACGCATTGGTTCCTGGGGCGGGGCCGAGTTTAAGCGATGGAGGTTGGATTAAAGCCAGGGCGCCGCAAGTCGACGGCTATGAAGATGACCGCCAGTACCTCGTCGATGCGATCAAGCTTCGAAGATCGTTTCGGAAGATCGCGGTGGCTCACCTCCAACGTCTTCGTAAGAACGACAAATTGAAACTCGACGGCTCGCTGGCGTACCTGCAAGGTGACGAAGCCTGGGAGGAGCTGGTCGGACAGCTGGAATCAAAGGAATGGGTCAGCTACATCGAGCCACCTCCGACCGCGACCAGTCGCGGCGAGCACGTGGTTCGTTACTTAACGCGTTATCTGACCGGCGGGCCGATCAGTGACTACCGCATCATCGCCGCGGACGACCACGAGGTCACGTTTTGGGCCCGCGAAGGCCGCACCACCGGTGGTGAATCGATTCAAGTTCCGTTCACGCTCTCGACATCGGAGTTCATCCGACGCTGGTGCCTGCACATTCTGCCAAAAGAGTTGACCAAAACGCGTCAGTTTGGAGGCTGGTCGAATACGAAAGCTGAAGAATATCTCGCGAAGTGCCGAGCGTCACTCACCAACGCCGGCGGTTCGCAGGCAGGGATTCTCGACTTCCTCTCTGGTGAAGTCGACTCGGTCGAGGCCGAGCCCGAATCGAAGTTGTGCTGTGAGCACTGTGGCAGCGAATCGCTTCGTCTAACGCACGAGTATGAGAAGCGACCGTGGAGCGAGATCTTCCGGCGGAACTCGAAAGATAGCCCACGTTGGTACCGCGAGAGTCAAGAAAAAGACGACATTCGCTTTTGGGACGGGGCCATGGGTGAGGGCTTTTCGCAATGGTACGCGTGGTATCTGAAAAGTGGCATTGAAAGTGCAAGGGAGCAGACGGCCCCAGAAACCGCACCCGAATCAAACGCCAAAGCTGGCACGCGGCAACTGCAGCTATTCTAA
- a CDS encoding SMI1/KNR4 family protein produces the protein MTNWRDLLERHHSRMQGDSGYDPKFGDPASLEQLRDIQDSIGLVFPDELAELYASVDGYGLEMGAGSLLSPWFLVPSSLLPDFVQNNRSVFSGTHPEFAKRYLPCIDWLNGNSMGFIYATDGELVSGLHEFSHEAYSYEPDQDPAEFFEAFDGTLSDFFD, from the coding sequence ATGACAAACTGGCGAGACCTACTCGAACGGCATCATTCGAGAATGCAGGGAGATTCAGGCTACGACCCGAAATTCGGCGATCCAGCGAGCCTCGAACAGCTTCGTGATATTCAGGACAGTATCGGGCTCGTATTTCCCGATGAACTTGCAGAGCTGTATGCGAGCGTCGATGGCTATGGACTCGAAATGGGAGCTGGCAGCTTGCTGTCGCCATGGTTCCTGGTTCCATCCTCTTTGTTGCCTGATTTCGTACAGAACAACCGAAGCGTTTTTTCCGGCACGCATCCGGAGTTTGCCAAACGCTATCTTCCCTGCATCGATTGGCTGAATGGGAATTCGATGGGCTTTATCTACGCAACCGATGGTGAATTGGTGTCAGGACTTCATGAATTTTCGCATGAGGCGTACAGTTACGAGCCTGATCAAGATCCTGCTGAGTTCTTTGAGGCCTTCGACGGGACGCTCTCTGACTTTTTTGATTAG
- a CDS encoding tyrosine-type recombinase/integrase, with translation MSHKKRTCKLTKRLAEDMMIRNMAEATIDAYTYHVRKFADFIQKPLDQATVEDVRTFQLHLIRERKLAYGSFNQAVCALRFYYRYTQPMPWPVTMVPFGKRPKKLPTVLGRQEVDQLIQCTANLKHRTFLMTLYSGGLRFAEAANLRIHDIDSKRMMIRVANGKGKKERLIPLSPRLLKELRIYWLKYKPTDLLFPGKIPGKPYADTTIRKAMKDAGEKAGIKRRIYPHVLRHSYATGLLEAGVDLLTISKLLGHASFITTMVYLHCRREHLHSAPSPLDWLPVKQLPTYTPPTENGEQDDSGKKS, from the coding sequence ATGTCACACAAAAAACGAACCTGCAAACTCACCAAGCGGCTCGCCGAAGACATGATGATCCGCAACATGGCCGAAGCCACCATCGACGCCTACACCTATCACGTGCGAAAGTTTGCCGACTTTATCCAAAAACCGCTCGACCAGGCAACCGTCGAAGACGTTAGAACCTTCCAGCTCCATCTGATCCGAGAACGAAAGCTTGCATACGGATCGTTCAACCAGGCCGTTTGTGCTTTACGGTTTTACTATCGCTACACCCAGCCCATGCCCTGGCCGGTCACGATGGTTCCCTTCGGCAAACGGCCCAAGAAGCTGCCTACCGTGCTCGGCCGACAAGAAGTCGACCAGCTGATTCAATGCACGGCCAATCTGAAACACCGAACCTTTCTGATGACGCTCTACTCCGGAGGGCTGCGGTTCGCCGAAGCGGCCAACTTGAGGATCCACGACATCGACTCCAAACGGATGATGATTCGAGTCGCCAATGGGAAGGGCAAAAAGGAACGCTTGATCCCTCTCTCACCGAGGCTCTTGAAAGAGCTCAGGATCTACTGGCTCAAGTACAAGCCGACCGACTTGTTGTTCCCGGGAAAGATTCCGGGAAAACCCTACGCCGACACCACGATTCGCAAAGCGATGAAGGATGCAGGGGAGAAGGCGGGGATCAAACGCAGGATTTATCCTCATGTCCTGAGACACTCCTACGCGACGGGACTGCTGGAAGCTGGCGTGGACCTGTTGACGATCAGCAAGCTCCTTGGTCACGCGAGCTTCATCACGACGATGGTCTATCTGCATTGCCGCCGGGAGCACCTGCACAGTGCCCCGAGTCCACTGGACTGGTTGCCGGTCAAGCAACTTCCGACTTACACGCCGCCGACGGAGAACGGCGAACAGGACGATTCAGGCAAGAAAAGCTAA
- a CDS encoding purine-cytosine permease family protein, translating into MPDKADSISIAEMNPEQLPVAEHELHGWTHFAGLYAGEHVAATEFVIGATFVALGASTQDILIGLLIGNVLAILSWTLITTPIAVQTRLSLYTYLHKIAGDSMSDLYNWANVLIFSVISSAMITVSCTAVRLLLGIPAQLQWYPTDGLFVLVVLVVGMIVVLVAMYGFNAVAEFSSLCGPWLVVMFVSGALVLFPAVADAVLGRAQLTGFDDFITIGDRSIWTGVNSDGDPGIGLLEVIGFAWAANTITHFGLIDMALLRYAKRPIYGLCTSAGMLFGHYIAWIAAGIMGAGTAVLMNSTIVELDPGDVAYRALGLSGYVIVIIAGWTTANANLYRAGLAAQAIFHKHSRMRVTFAVGVATVAIACFPFVYKQILPLLTYAGLLVVPVGAIVFAEHVIFPRVSLTRYWAKYKGLTHSTPAIASWAAGLVFGFGLNYLQVMSFFYLFLPTWVFTIVVYTFMAGRYGASESYPAEEAAEREQNRAIKEFQSQQALAKSKPAADDSVLTRVLRVVKWLALTATLILALIVMFGSSDMDAYEGNAAIFYPWAFVLTIVYFSSAYWVLQRTKKLHQAPT; encoded by the coding sequence ATGCCTGACAAAGCTGACTCCATTTCCATTGCCGAAATGAACCCGGAGCAGTTGCCGGTTGCGGAGCACGAACTGCACGGATGGACCCACTTTGCGGGGTTGTATGCGGGCGAGCACGTGGCGGCGACCGAGTTCGTGATCGGTGCAACCTTCGTGGCACTGGGCGCCTCGACCCAAGACATTCTGATCGGGCTGCTGATCGGCAACGTGCTTGCGATTCTGAGCTGGACTTTGATCACGACGCCGATCGCCGTTCAGACCCGGCTCAGTCTCTACACGTATCTGCACAAGATCGCCGGAGATTCGATGAGCGATCTCTATAACTGGGCCAACGTGCTGATCTTCAGCGTGATTTCATCCGCGATGATCACCGTTTCGTGCACGGCGGTTCGGTTGTTGCTGGGCATCCCCGCGCAATTGCAATGGTATCCGACCGACGGCCTGTTCGTTTTGGTTGTTCTGGTGGTGGGAATGATCGTCGTGCTGGTGGCGATGTACGGTTTCAATGCGGTGGCCGAGTTTTCCAGCCTGTGTGGGCCCTGGTTGGTCGTGATGTTTGTCAGCGGCGCCCTGGTTCTGTTTCCGGCGGTGGCCGACGCGGTGCTCGGCAGGGCGCAATTAACCGGATTTGACGACTTCATTACGATCGGCGACCGATCCATCTGGACCGGCGTCAATAGCGATGGCGACCCCGGGATCGGATTGCTGGAAGTGATCGGGTTCGCTTGGGCAGCCAATACGATCACACACTTCGGTCTGATCGACATGGCGCTGCTGCGTTATGCCAAGCGACCCATCTATGGGCTCTGTACCAGTGCGGGCATGTTGTTCGGTCATTACATCGCTTGGATCGCGGCGGGCATCATGGGCGCCGGCACGGCGGTGCTGATGAATTCAACGATCGTCGAGCTGGACCCCGGCGACGTTGCCTATCGGGCACTGGGCTTGTCGGGCTACGTGATCGTCATCATCGCCGGATGGACGACCGCCAACGCGAACCTCTACCGAGCGGGCTTGGCGGCACAAGCGATCTTTCACAAGCACTCGCGGATGCGGGTCACCTTCGCCGTGGGCGTGGCGACTGTCGCAATCGCCTGTTTCCCGTTTGTGTACAAACAGATCTTGCCCCTGTTGACCTACGCCGGGCTGCTGGTGGTCCCCGTCGGCGCGATCGTCTTCGCCGAACACGTCATCTTTCCACGCGTCTCGTTGACACGGTATTGGGCCAAATACAAGGGGCTGACTCACAGCACTCCGGCGATCGCATCCTGGGCCGCCGGGCTGGTGTTCGGATTCGGGCTGAATTACTTGCAAGTCATGTCGTTCTTTTACCTGTTCCTGCCGACGTGGGTGTTCACGATCGTCGTGTACACCTTCATGGCCGGCCGCTACGGCGCGAGCGAAAGCTATCCGGCCGAAGAGGCTGCCGAGCGGGAACAGAATCGAGCGATCAAAGAATTTCAATCGCAACAGGCACTCGCCAAAAGCAAGCCGGCTGCCGACGATTCGGTGCTGACCCGGGTACTGCGCGTCGTCAAATGGCTCGCCCTGACGGCAACCTTGATCTTGGCGTTGATCGTGATGTTCGGCAGCTCTGACATGGATGCCTATGAAGGCAACGCCGCCATTTTTTATCCCTGGGCGTTTGTCTTGACCATCGTTTACTTCTCCTCCGCCTACTGGGTCTTACAACGCACCAAGAAGCTTCATCAGGCACCCACATGA
- a CDS encoding mannitol dehydrogenase family protein, which translates to MNTPLALNEENLSSLPDELERPTYDRGRLTAGIVHVGVGGFHRSHEAFYTDRLLDGDGNTQWGICGVGVRGSDRKMATILKQQDYLYTLMVKHPDGKIEPRVIGSIVDFLMGCDDPAAVIDKMADPETKIVSLSITEGGYNVDAETGDFDASNPDAVHDVNHPLQPRLVFGYLTAALQKRRKNGVPAFTVQSCDNIQHNGDLTRKMLVGFARLQDSELADWIEREVSFPNAMVDRITPVTTDADIELLRTRFNVDDQWPVVSEPFCQWVIEDRFPIGRPDWQDVDVQFVPDVAPYEKMKLRLLNAGHSVLGILGSVYGYQTIDECVRDDLFRQYLRQFFDVEATPVLDPVEGIDLDEYKATLIERFGNPNVKDNLARICLESSSKLPVFLIPTIRDNLAKGGSVQYAALVVAAWCYYSDKHADRHGQPLDVTDGLKESLHDAAQSSREDRLSFLKLQQVFGDLADNERFAQTYTEMLDRMERTADVSEHMRAIIQ; encoded by the coding sequence ATGAACACGCCCCTCGCGTTGAACGAAGAAAACCTTTCGAGCCTTCCCGACGAACTCGAGCGGCCGACGTACGACCGCGGCCGATTGACCGCGGGGATCGTCCACGTCGGCGTGGGAGGATTCCATCGCTCTCATGAAGCCTTTTATACCGATCGGTTGCTCGATGGCGATGGCAATACGCAGTGGGGGATCTGCGGCGTCGGCGTACGCGGGTCCGACCGCAAAATGGCGACGATCCTGAAACAGCAAGATTATCTCTATACGCTGATGGTCAAACATCCCGACGGTAAGATCGAACCCCGAGTGATCGGATCGATCGTTGATTTCTTGATGGGCTGCGATGATCCGGCGGCGGTCATCGACAAAATGGCCGATCCCGAGACGAAAATTGTTTCGCTGTCGATCACCGAAGGCGGCTACAACGTTGACGCCGAAACCGGTGATTTTGACGCGTCCAACCCGGACGCGGTGCACGACGTCAACCATCCGTTGCAACCCAGGTTGGTGTTCGGATACTTGACCGCGGCGCTGCAAAAACGGCGAAAAAATGGAGTGCCGGCGTTCACGGTTCAGTCTTGTGACAACATTCAGCACAACGGCGACTTGACACGAAAAATGCTGGTCGGCTTTGCCCGGCTGCAAGACTCCGAGTTGGCCGATTGGATCGAACGCGAAGTCAGCTTTCCCAACGCGATGGTCGATCGCATCACGCCGGTGACAACCGATGCGGACATCGAGCTTCTGCGCACGCGGTTTAACGTCGATGACCAGTGGCCGGTCGTCAGCGAACCGTTCTGCCAATGGGTGATCGAAGATCGCTTTCCCATCGGCCGACCGGACTGGCAGGACGTCGACGTGCAATTCGTTCCCGACGTCGCGCCGTATGAAAAGATGAAGCTGCGGCTGCTCAATGCCGGTCATTCGGTGCTCGGGATTCTGGGCAGCGTTTACGGATACCAGACGATCGACGAATGTGTGCGCGATGATCTGTTTCGCCAGTACCTCCGCCAATTCTTCGACGTCGAGGCAACTCCCGTGCTCGATCCCGTGGAAGGGATTGACCTGGACGAATACAAAGCGACGCTCATCGAGCGGTTCGGAAACCCCAACGTCAAAGACAACCTTGCCAGAATTTGCCTCGAAAGTTCCAGCAAGCTGCCGGTCTTCCTGATCCCCACGATTCGCGACAATCTGGCCAAGGGCGGAAGCGTCCAATACGCGGCGCTCGTGGTGGCAGCGTGGTGTTACTACAGTGACAAACACGCCGACCGACACGGCCAGCCACTCGACGTCACTGATGGACTAAAAGAGAGCTTGCACGATGCTGCTCAATCCAGTCGCGAGGATCGCCTGTCGTTTTTGAAACTCCAACAAGTGTTCGGTGACCTCGCCGACAACGAGCGGTTTGCGCAGACCTACACCGAGATGCTGGACCGGATGGAGCGCACCGCCGATGTCAGCGAACACATGCGAGCGATAATCCAATGA
- a CDS encoding SDR family oxidoreductase: MKKIAVTAASGQLGSEIVKAAIDEVGAENVVGLARTPAKAESLGVEIRPGDYASRRDLERSLQGIDAVLLVSGMDAPDKRIPLHRNVIQAAKDAGVKRIVYTSIQGAEQHTAFSPVVQSNRQTEEDVRNSGLEWVIGRNGIYIEPDVEYIETYKERGEIANCAGEGLCGYTTRGELAAAYARMLTEPKHNGETYNLHGEAITQAALADYLNQAFGTDLKYREMSVAEYRDERVGELGEFLGTIIAGIYEGIRNGACNNESHFEKAAGRPHQSWQDYFRPATDG, encoded by the coding sequence ATGAAAAAGATCGCAGTGACGGCGGCCAGTGGCCAGCTCGGTTCGGAAATCGTAAAAGCCGCGATCGACGAGGTGGGCGCGGAAAACGTCGTTGGACTCGCTCGAACGCCCGCCAAAGCCGAATCGCTTGGCGTGGAAATTCGTCCCGGCGATTATGCATCGCGACGTGATCTGGAACGATCCCTGCAAGGCATTGACGCGGTGCTGCTGGTGTCGGGAATGGACGCGCCCGACAAACGCATCCCGCTGCATCGCAATGTCATCCAGGCGGCCAAAGACGCGGGCGTGAAAAGAATCGTCTACACCAGTATCCAGGGAGCGGAGCAGCACACGGCATTCTCGCCGGTGGTGCAAAGCAATCGCCAGACTGAAGAAGACGTCCGCAACAGCGGGCTCGAGTGGGTGATCGGCCGCAACGGCATCTACATCGAACCCGACGTCGAGTACATCGAAACGTACAAAGAGCGAGGCGAGATTGCGAACTGTGCCGGCGAGGGGCTGTGTGGCTACACCACCCGCGGCGAGCTGGCGGCCGCCTACGCCCGGATGTTGACCGAGCCCAAGCACAACGGTGAAACCTACAACCTGCACGGTGAAGCGATCACGCAAGCGGCGTTGGCCGATTACCTGAACCAGGCATTTGGCACGGACCTCAAGTACCGCGAGATGTCGGTTGCTGAGTATCGAGACGAACGGGTTGGGGAACTCGGTGAATTCCTGGGCACCATCATCGCCGGAATCTATGAAGGCATCCGCAACGGTGCCTGCAACAACGAAAGTCACTTCGAAAAAGCCGCCGGGCGGCCCCACCAAAGTTGGCAAGACTACTTCCGGCCCGCCACCGATGGTTGA
- a CDS encoding IS91 family transposase: protein MRRGAERYVNEHRDGGASMTVQSVLAKTSLCRTSALGGRWYQCDDCDRLTKRHNSCGDRHCPQCSGGKRQNFSDRASKLILDGVNYYQVVFTLPEVVSTMALANRQEIAELLFHSAWKSLKKTVETEQQYELAALMVLHTWNQKLDAHWHVHALVPGAGPSLSDGGWIKARAPQVDGYEDDRQYLVDAINLRRSFRKIAVAHLQRLRKNDKLKLDGSLAYLQGDEAWEEMIDQLESKEWVSYIEPPPTESSRGEHVVRYLTRYLTGGPISDYRIIAADDHEVTFWAREGRTTGGESLQVPFTLSTSEFIRRWCLHILPKELTKTRQFGGWSNTKAEEYLAKCRASLTDADRSQAGTLDLLSDEVDSVEAEPESTLCCEHCGSESLRLTHEYEKRPWSEIFRRDSKDSPLWYRESQEKDDIRFWDGAMGEGFSEWYAWYLKSGIESARERTAPETAPESNARAGTRQLQLF, encoded by the coding sequence ATTCGTCGCGGTGCTGAACGTTACGTCAACGAGCACCGCGACGGGGGAGCCAGCATGACGGTCCAAAGCGTGTTGGCCAAGACCAGCCTCTGCCGTACTTCGGCACTCGGTGGTCGTTGGTATCAGTGTGATGATTGTGATCGCCTGACGAAACGACACAACTCCTGTGGCGATCGGCACTGTCCGCAATGTAGTGGCGGAAAACGCCAGAACTTCTCCGATAGAGCTTCGAAACTGATCCTCGACGGTGTGAACTACTACCAAGTCGTCTTCACGTTGCCGGAGGTGGTCTCGACGATGGCACTGGCGAATCGTCAAGAGATCGCGGAGTTGCTGTTCCACTCTGCTTGGAAGTCTCTCAAAAAGACGGTTGAAACAGAACAGCAATATGAGCTCGCTGCGCTGATGGTGCTTCACACCTGGAACCAGAAGCTGGATGCTCATTGGCATGTTCACGCATTGGTTCCGGGGGCGGGGCCCAGTTTAAGCGATGGAGGTTGGATTAAAGCCAGGGCGCCGCAAGTCGACGGCTATGAAGATGACCGCCAGTACCTCGTCGATGCGATCAATCTTCGAAGATCGTTTCGGAAGATCGCGGTGGCTCACCTACAGCGTCTTCGTAAGAACGACAAATTGAAACTCGACGGCTCGCTGGCGTATCTGCAAGGTGACGAAGCCTGGGAGGAGATGATCGATCAGCTCGAATCAAAGGAATGGGTCAGCTACATCGAACCCCCTCCGACCGAAAGCAGTCGCGGCGAGCACGTGGTTCGTTACTTAACGCGTTATCTGACCGGTGGGCCGATCAGTGACTACCGCATCATCGCCGCGGACGACCACGAGGTCACATTTTGGGCCCGCGAAGGCCGCACCACCGGTGGTGAATCGCTTCAAGTTCCGTTCACTCTCTCGACATCGGAGTTCATCCGTCGCTGGTGCCTGCACATTCTGCCAAAAGAGTTGACCAAAACACGTCAGTTTGGAGGCTGGTCGAATACAAAAGCTGAAGAATATCTCGCGAAGTGCCGAGCGTCACTCACCGATGCCGACCGATCGCAGGCGGGGACTCTCGACTTGCTCTCTGATGAAGTCGACTCGGTCGAGGCCGAGCCCGAATCGACGTTGTGCTGTGAGCACTGTGGCAGCGAATCGCTTCGTCTGACGCACGAGTATGAGAAGCGACCGTGGAGCGAAATCTTCCGGCGGGACTCGAAAGATAGCCCACTTTGGTACCGCGAGAGTCAAGAAAAAGATGACATTCGCTTTTGGGACGGGGCAATGGGTGAGGGCTTTTCGGAATGGTACGCGTGGTATCTGAAAAGTGGCATTGAAAGTGCAAGGGAGCGGACGGCCCCCGAAACCGCACCCGAATCAAACGCCAGAGCTGGCACGCGGCAACTGCAGCTATTCTAA
- a CDS encoding tyrosine-type recombinase/integrase, whose protein sequence is MSHKKRTCKLTKRLAEDMLIRNMAEATIDAYTYHVRKFADFIEKPLDQATVEDVRTFQLHLIRERKLAYGSFNQAVCALRFYYRYTQPMPWPVTMVPFGKRPKKLPTVLGRQEVDQLIQCTANLKHRTFLMTLYSGGLRFSEAANLRIHDIDSKRMMIRVANGKGNKERLVPLSPRLLKELRIYWRKYKPTDFLFPGKKPGKPYADTTIRKAMKDAGVKAGIKRRIYPHVLRHSYATGLLEAGVDLLTISKLLGHASFITTMVYLHCRREHLHSVPSPLDWLPVKQLPTYTPPQENGEQDDSGKKS, encoded by the coding sequence ATGTCACACAAAAAACGAACCTGCAAACTCACCAAGCGACTTGCCGAAGACATGTTGATCCGCAACATGGCCGAAGCAACCATCGACGCCTACACCTATCACGTGCGAAAGTTTGCCGACTTTATCGAAAAACCGCTCGACCAGGCAACCGTCGAAGACGTTAGAACCTTCCAGCTCCATCTGATCCGAGAACGAAAGCTTGCCTACGGCTCGTTCAACCAGGCCGTTTGTGCTTTACGGTTTTACTATCGCTACACCCAGCCCATGCCCTGGCCGGTCACGATGGTTCCCTTCGGCAAACGGCCCAAGAAGCTGCCTACCGTGCTCGGCCGACAAGAAGTCGACCAGCTGATTCAATGCACGGCCAATCTGAAACACCGAACCTTTCTGATGACGCTCTACTCCGGAGGGCTGCGGTTCTCCGAAGCAGCCAACTTGAGGATCCACGACATCGACTCCAAACGGATGATGATCCGAGTCGCCAACGGCAAGGGCAACAAGGAACGGTTGGTGCCACTCTCACCGAGACTCTTGAAAGAGCTCAGGATCTACTGGCGCAAGTACAAGCCGACCGACTTCCTGTTTCCAGGCAAGAAACCGGGGAAGCCCTACGCCGACACCACGATTCGCAAAGCGATGAAGGACGCCGGAGTGAAAGCGGGAATCAAACGCAGGATTTATCCGCATGTCCTGAGGCACTCCTACGCGACGGGACTTCTCGAAGCCGGGGTGGACTTGTTGACGATCAGCAAGCTGCTCGGCCACGCGAGCTTCATCACGACGATGGTTTATCTACATTGCCGTCGGGAGCACCTGCACAGTGTCCCGAGCCCGCTCGATTGGCTGCCGGTGAAGCAGTTGCCGACGTACACGCCGCCGCAGGAGAACGGCGAACAGGACGATTCAGGCAAGAAAAGCTAA
- a CDS encoding PRC-barrel domain-containing protein gives MKAAIHTLLATAAIACMTVTAAMAQEATNVNRERLQRRADDAGKLDQKTRGASIRVSQLMGYNIQNSQGESVGEIKDIVIDSRTGKVKYAAVTYGGFIGLGNKLFAVPFEAFKVQVDPDEVGDDDVDADDYVLVLDVTQQQLEGQEGFDEDNWPDMADKRWARELDKRYGVNRNEDAKERLKRLNRESNRQ, from the coding sequence ATGAAAGCTGCAATTCACACTCTATTGGCGACCGCTGCGATCGCATGCATGACCGTGACTGCCGCGATGGCTCAAGAGGCGACGAATGTCAATCGCGAACGCCTGCAACGACGTGCCGACGACGCCGGAAAGCTGGACCAAAAGACCCGTGGTGCCAGTATCCGGGTCAGCCAACTGATGGGTTACAATATCCAGAATTCACAAGGCGAAAGCGTCGGTGAAATCAAGGACATCGTGATCGACTCCCGAACCGGCAAAGTCAAGTACGCTGCAGTGACCTACGGCGGTTTCATCGGCTTGGGTAACAAGCTGTTTGCGGTGCCGTTCGAAGCCTTCAAAGTGCAAGTCGATCCAGACGAAGTGGGTGACGACGATGTCGATGCGGATGACTACGTGCTGGTGCTCGACGTCACACAGCAACAACTCGAGGGCCAAGAAGGCTTTGACGAGGACAACTGGCCCGACATGGCCGACAAACGGTGGGCCCGCGAATTGGACAAGCGTTACGGTGTGAACCGCAACGAAGACGCCAAAGAGCGACTGAAGCGACTCAATCGTGAGTCCAACCGTCAGTAG
- a CDS encoding four helix bundle protein encodes MTAAVLALKIVLVLRAPPGTRTPTRLGAPTTEPVFDHDRLDVYRLSIEYVASSFAAARDLSGCHRHARDQWLRAAQSMPLNIAEGNGKRSLKDRSRFLDIARGSALECVAIQDVLAATDGLDVERHHELKRSLHRIVSMLTRLIARSDAVAESPVEYNAGTEYEYRDAEYEYEYEYDQGRKPEPSRAPEDGLRGFTSGKSLVRPR; translated from the coding sequence GTGACGGCCGCCGTTCTGGCATTGAAAATCGTACTCGTACTCAGGGCGCCGCCCGGTACTCGTACTCCTACTCGACTCGGGGCACCAACGACCGAACCCGTCTTCGACCACGATCGACTAGACGTTTACCGTCTCTCTATCGAATACGTTGCTTCGTCATTCGCCGCCGCGAGAGATTTGAGCGGCTGTCATCGCCACGCTCGTGATCAATGGCTTCGCGCCGCTCAATCCATGCCGCTGAACATCGCCGAGGGCAACGGGAAGCGAAGCCTCAAAGATCGTAGTCGATTTCTTGACATCGCTCGTGGCTCGGCGCTGGAATGTGTCGCAATTCAAGACGTGCTTGCCGCAACCGATGGACTGGATGTTGAACGCCACCACGAACTGAAACGTTCGCTTCATCGGATCGTTTCGATGCTGACTCGGTTGATCGCGAGATCCGATGCCGTGGCCGAATCGCCGGTGGAGTACAATGCAGGGACCGAGTACGAGTACCGCGATGCTGAGTACGAGTACGAGTACGAGTACGATCAAGGCAGGAAACCAGAACCAAGCCGTGCACCTGAGGACGGCTTGCGCGGTTTCACAAGTGGAAAATCACTCGTCCGTCCCAGGTGA